A segment of the Syntrophomonadaceae bacterium genome:
GCACCCGCAAAGCTTCCGGCCTGTCCATGGCCTGGCGGTATGGCCGGTCTTCGGTGATGGCCGTAAATACATCCGCGACAGCTATAATACGGGAACCCACTGATAGATTATCTTCCTGAAGGCGGAAGGGATACCCTTTACCGTCTAGCCGCTCATGGTGGTAGGAGGCCCAGGTGTTGATCACTTCCAGCTCGCTTAAGGTATCAAGTACCTTAAAGGTATAATAAGCATGTGCTTTAACGATAGAGTATTCCTCTGGACTAAGCCGGCCGGGTTTTTCCAAAATGGTCTCCGGAATGGATAGTTTGCCTAAATCATGCAGATGTCCGGCAACCTGCATCATCTGACATTCATTTTCGGAAAAGCCAAATAACTGGGCTAAAGTTGTGGCGACAGTTGCCACTCCGCTGGAATGGACAGCGGTAAAGCGGCTGCGAAAGTCAATGATCCGGCCAAACAGCCCGGCCAATTTAAGCAGCCCCTTGTTATCCAATCTGATCTGCATTAAGCCCGCCATGCGAGATAAAAGACCAAAAAGAGACGGTGATACTATATTTAACCAAAAGCTTTCCTTTTCGGCCAGGCGCTGAAAAGCATTCACAAGTTCCGGGGCAAACATTTTTCCCTTATTGCTATTAATCCGCTCCACAATCCCCCCGGACTGAATCAAGATATTGTTCTTTTTATCGATCGATACCGCCACCCGGTCTGCCAGGTGCAGGAGATGGCTTTTAAAAGGGACTACCGCCTCAGGGATTTCCTTCCCTTCTTCCCAGGGCAGGTGGTGATGCCGGATTATTCCGGCAGCCCTGGCCAGTGGCTCAAAGCCGCGAAAAAGCATAAACCCCACTTCTCCATGCCTGTTTTGTCCTTCCCAATGAAATTGGGCCGCATTCAGCTTTTCTTCCAGTGATAAAGCGCCGCAGTCATGCAATAGCCCGGCAAAGATCAGCTGGTTTTGCTCTTCCCAGGGTAATCCCAGTTCGATCGCTAACTCCTGGGCTATGTAAGCCGTCTGAAGATGGTGGTTAGCCAATAGCGGGCTGACCAGATCCACAGCATCAGCTAAGCACTTGGTCATCCCAAATAAAGGCACCGCAACTTCCTTAATCATCAAAACACTCCCATCACTAATCTAACCCTGGTATCAATTTCCTGTCTTAGTAAATTCCAATCAGTTATTCCATTTTCATTATGGAAATCCTTCCCGTTAATGTGCAAAAAGCGGGAAAAAAACTACTTGTTCGACAAAAAACTCCATCCAGGGTATTTTTATACAATTTTAAAATATTTGAATTTTTATTTTGTTATTGCCAATTTTTAAGTTGTTGTGGTAAACTGAGGATGCAAAAAAAATATTGCTGGATGATCCCGGTGGAAGAGTCCTTATTTGGGGACATTCCGTGCCCTGTTTTACTTAAGCGGGCATATCCCTGTTGCTTTAGTTTTAATACATTCTACAGCAAAGAGGGATTTGTAAGCGGTGCGTCCCCTTTCCATTGGGGACATTCCGCGCTCTGTCCTACTTAAGCTGGGATATCCCTGTTGCTTTAGTTTTAATACATTCTGCGGCAAAGAGGGATTTGTAAGCGGTGTGTCCCCTTTCCATTAAAGGCGCCGAAGGAGTAACCGCCAGGTTTGGTGAACCTGCGGGAAACTCTCAGGTACAAGAACCACCGGAGAACAGACCTCTGGAGAGTTTCTTCCCGTAAGAAGAACACCAAAGGGGACCCGGATTTAACACCAACCACTCAATCAATAACGATAAACGGGACGGGCAACATCGGCAAAGACACCACAATCGTCATCCCGTGATCACGAGATTGAGTGCTGGGCTATATCTGTGACAAATCTCTCAGGTTTCAGGACAGAGGAAAGGCACCATGCCTTTCCTCTGTTTTTATTTTTGTCAACATTTATTTGCTTATCAGCAGGAGGTGAAAAAGATGGAAGAACACCAGGGATTGAAGAAGACCCCGCTTTATCACGCACATCTGGCGGCAGGAGCCAAAATAGTGGAATTCGGCGGGTGGGCCATGCCGGTGCAATATACCGGAATTATCGCGGAACATCTGGCTGTGAGGTTAAAGGCCGGGTTATTCGACGTATCCCATATGGGAGAGATCAGGCTCCAGGGTCCTCAAGCACTGAAGACAGTCCAGTTTTTGCTCACCAATGACGTCTCCCGGTTGGAAACCGGCCAAATAATTTATAGCCCCATGTGCTTTGCGTCCGGCGGGGTTGTCGATGACCTCCTGGTATACCGCCTGGGTCTGGATGACT
Coding sequences within it:
- a CDS encoding HD domain-containing protein — its product is MIKEVAVPLFGMTKCLADAVDLVSPLLANHHLQTAYIAQELAIELGLPWEEQNQLIFAGLLHDCGALSLEEKLNAAQFHWEGQNRHGEVGFMLFRGFEPLARAAGIIRHHHLPWEEGKEIPEAVVPFKSHLLHLADRVAVSIDKKNNILIQSGGIVERINSNKGKMFAPELVNAFQRLAEKESFWLNIVSPSLFGLLSRMAGLMQIRLDNKGLLKLAGLFGRIIDFRSRFTAVHSSGVATVATTLAQLFGFSENECQMMQVAGHLHDLGKLSIPETILEKPGRLSPEEYSIVKAHAYYTFKVLDTLSELEVINTWASYHHERLDGKGYPFRLQEDNLSVGSRIIAVADVFTAITEDRPYRQAMDRPEALRVLNRMSQDKALDEDVVAVLQDRFDDINSVRMAAQADAAKEYHALKPPENPHVKV